TAATTTTTTTCATCAGTAACAGACCTGTTAAAAGTTGAAATGCAAAGGGATTAGAAAGTCAGCGCCGCAGGGGCATCCAACGCCGCACGGCGACGTTTTTCCGCGCTCATTTGTTCCAGCCGGTTACGGTCCACGCACAGGATGGCGTTGGTCGGGCAGGCTTCCAGGCAGGCCGGGCCAGCCTCGCGGTGATAGCAAAGGTCGCATTTGTTGGCCTCGGCTTTTTCCGCCATCACGTTCAGCCCGGCACCGCTATTGCGGATCACCGGCCGGACGACGACTTCCATCGCGCCGTAAGGACAGGCGACGACGCAGGTTTTGCAGCCAATGCAGCGCTCCTGCATGACGTGAACAAAGCCCTGGTCCCGACTGATTGCGCCGTTAGGGCAGACGTTCGCGCAGGGCGCGTCCTCGCACTGGCGGCACATGGTAGCGGTGGAGACATTCACGCCTTTGATGACGTGTATGCGCGGCAAGAAGGTCTGTGGGGTCAGCGCCGAGCAGTCCTGATTCTCCTGGTGGGAGACCACGCAGGCCACCTCACAAGTGCGGCAGCCGATGCATTTTCCCGAATCGGCAATGATGAAGCGGTTCATCATAAACTCCTGCAATAAGTGTGTTATTGCGAGGGGTTATTCATAAAGCGTGCCAGGTTTGCAGGCCGCGTGGTTAGCGGGTTTGGCGAGAGGTCAGAGGGATATTCGACACTTTTGACGATGTCATTTTGGTAACCGTAGTCATTAATGACCCTCCCCCCCGGCCCTCTCCCTGGAAGGGAGAGGGGGAAAAGAATCAGGCCCTTTCTGCCATGTAAGTAGGGACAAGATAAGGAAAGGCCATCGACCTCTGGAAGAGAGGGGGAAAAGACTAGACGGGCATTTCGCTCTCTGGAGTAGTGAGTGGCTCATATCCACCAAAGCCAGACCACGTCGCCAGGCGCTGATAAACCTGCTCCACCGCCGCTTTCACTGCCTCCGTCATCGGATAGTAAAAGCCGACGATATCCGGCTGAATGCCAAGGAACACCACTTCCCCGACGTCCTCTTGAAGCTGATCGACCAGATAATTAAGCGGCATATTGTGGGTGGTCATCATAAACATCTCGGCAATGTCATCCGGGTCGATAACACGAATCTCGCCGGGGTTGAGCAGCATGTCGGTGGCATCCACAATCAGCAGCAGCTCCGGGCGCAGTTCGCGGATGGCAACCACGTCGTTTTCCGGCGCGCTGCCGCCGTCGATAACCACCCAGTCCC
This Klebsiella michiganensis DNA region includes the following protein-coding sequences:
- the hycI gene encoding hydrogenase 3 maturation protease (involved in the C-terminal processing of the large subunit of hydrogenase 3 HycE); translation: MTKVLLCVGNSMMGDDGAGPLLAEKCQVSPQGDWVVIDGGSAPENDVVAIRELRPELLLIVDATDMLLNPGEIRVIDPDDIAEMFMMTTHNMPLNYLVDQLQEDVGEVVFLGIQPDIVGFYYPMTEAVKAAVEQVYQRLATWSGFGGYEPLTTPESEMPV
- a CDS encoding formate dehydrogenase (involved in electron transport from formate to hydrogen), yielding MNRFIIADSGKCIGCRTCEVACVVSHQENQDCSALTPQTFLPRIHVIKGVNVSTATMCRQCEDAPCANVCPNGAISRDQGFVHVMQERCIGCKTCVVACPYGAMEVVVRPVIRNSGAGLNVMAEKAEANKCDLCYHREAGPACLEACPTNAILCVDRNRLEQMSAEKRRRAALDAPAALTF